In one window of Pirellulales bacterium DNA:
- a CDS encoding CDC27 family protein: MSRKAGKDKKKQPRRARVAAQGVSVGPHGEARPGATPPRLQVACARWTSGHYDEAEFFFRDLLVTDPDDPHFARYWLASCLFELGRFGELEKLLRERDEHSGVWRFVQALDAFRHRGDSDEAQRLLVEADRLEPGFKRYLLQEELVDARREVRFDASTAERAFGCARLFLPAWRSVPGAAVWARRILKVPPASAQADDVPRRFPHDELRSLPSRRETWQVGLRRCQDERPGDDGLPGDDGAMWLFGVANIEGQEMRVMTVIDRPLTEVVAWNELVPAFIRPLDGKPARPAELVVGRRDLCDAWKPWLAKIGVGCRCEKDPQPVGQMLEGMHRLLEQEDKPPAEDVDIRDFPQTDAVWQADFVRSPAWVMNEREGAYRPWSVLVLEKSPASALLTAHTPGGPTPDMLLEFLVRAMCGTRGRPAQRPRLIELSDSDGYDHLRPRLEAAGIACRLVDEMPEFNDFCLDLARSIDGSEKCALADGKGVTRTQMESFYEAAEYYFREAPWRRVPGEVPIEIRCDDPAMGPRYAVVLGRTGVQLGLCVYDDLEITKAMLGGYAGPDENRALAVCYDEAQIMAAVDLQLIERLGWPVAAPEAWPAVMRLMPGRTPRSATAEELVFLDACLRAIPDFIKAKRTSQTCHLDVAGRRVELRLAYL, from the coding sequence ATGTCACGAAAGGCCGGCAAGGACAAGAAAAAACAGCCTCGGCGGGCGCGGGTTGCGGCACAAGGGGTTTCGGTCGGGCCACACGGCGAGGCCAGGCCCGGCGCCACGCCGCCCAGGCTTCAAGTGGCGTGCGCGAGGTGGACCAGCGGCCATTATGACGAGGCCGAATTCTTTTTTCGCGACCTGCTGGTAACGGATCCCGACGATCCGCACTTTGCGCGCTATTGGTTGGCGTCGTGCTTGTTCGAGCTAGGCAGGTTCGGCGAGCTCGAGAAGTTGCTGCGCGAGCGCGACGAACACTCCGGCGTGTGGCGATTCGTTCAGGCGCTCGATGCCTTCCGCCACCGCGGCGACAGCGACGAGGCGCAGCGGCTGCTGGTCGAGGCCGACCGGCTGGAACCGGGTTTCAAACGCTACCTGTTGCAAGAGGAGTTGGTCGACGCGCGCCGCGAGGTGCGGTTCGACGCGAGCACCGCCGAGCGGGCCTTTGGCTGCGCCCGCCTGTTCCTGCCGGCCTGGCGGTCGGTGCCGGGTGCCGCGGTGTGGGCGAGGCGGATTTTGAAGGTTCCACCAGCGAGCGCGCAGGCGGATGACGTGCCGCGCCGCTTCCCGCACGACGAGCTGCGGTCGCTCCCGTCGCGGCGCGAAACGTGGCAAGTCGGTTTGAGGAGGTGCCAAGACGAGCGGCCGGGCGACGACGGGCTTCCGGGCGACGATGGGGCGATGTGGCTGTTCGGCGTGGCGAACATCGAAGGCCAAGAGATGCGGGTCATGACCGTGATCGACCGCCCGCTTACGGAAGTGGTGGCCTGGAACGAGCTCGTGCCGGCCTTTATCCGTCCGCTCGACGGCAAGCCCGCGCGGCCCGCCGAGCTGGTCGTGGGCCGTCGCGACTTGTGCGATGCCTGGAAACCTTGGCTGGCGAAAATCGGCGTCGGCTGCCGGTGCGAAAAAGATCCGCAACCGGTCGGGCAAATGCTCGAAGGCATGCACCGCCTGCTCGAGCAGGAAGACAAGCCGCCCGCCGAGGACGTCGATATCCGCGACTTTCCTCAGACCGACGCGGTGTGGCAGGCCGACTTTGTGCGGTCGCCGGCGTGGGTCATGAACGAACGCGAAGGGGCGTATCGGCCGTGGTCGGTACTCGTGCTTGAAAAGTCGCCTGCCAGCGCGCTGCTGACCGCGCACACGCCGGGCGGTCCCACGCCCGACATGCTGCTGGAGTTTCTCGTTCGGGCGATGTGCGGCACGCGCGGCCGGCCGGCCCAGCGGCCGCGGCTGATCGAGCTTTCCGATTCGGATGGTTACGACCACCTCCGGCCGCGGCTTGAGGCCGCGGGAATCGCTTGCCGGCTGGTTGACGAAATGCCCGAGTTCAACGACTTCTGTCTCGACTTGGCCCGCAGCATCGACGGCTCCGAGAAGTGCGCGTTGGCCGACGGCAAAGGCGTGACCCGTACCCAGATGGAATCGTTCTATGAGGCGGCGGAGTATTATTTCCGCGAGGCCCCGTGGCGCCGCGTGCCGGGCGAAGTGCCGATCGAAATCCGTTGCGACGACCCGGCGATGGGCCCGCGATACGCGGTCGTGCTCGGGCGAACGGGCGTGCAGTTGGGCCTCTGCGTCTACGACGACTTGGAAATCACCAAGGCGATGCTTGGCGGCTACGCCGGCCCCGATGAGAACCGCGCCTTGGCGGTTTGCTACGACGAGGCGCAGATCATGGCGGCGGTCGATCTGCAGCTCATCGAGCGGTTGGGCTGGCCGGTCGCCGCGCCGGAAGCGTGGCCCGCGGTGATGCGGCTCATGCCGGGCCGCACTCCGCGTTCTGCCACCGCCGAGGAACTGGTTTTCCTCGACGCCTGCCTGCGCGCCATTCCCGATTTCATCAAAGCGAAACGGACCTCGCAGACATGCCACCTCGACGTCGCCGGTCGCCGCGTCGAACTGCGATTGGCGTATCTGTAG
- a CDS encoding glycosyltransferase, with amino-acid sequence MKLALVHDWLTGMRGGEKCLAALCRRFPDAELFTLLHARGRLAPEIERMRINTSFLQRLPWIERHYRYWLPAMPRAIESFRLPADIDLVVSFSHAVAKGVQPPPGVPHVCYCFTPMRYAWQLRDDYFADRAAPEPSGRLGSVLGLPRRTLSSTRDQLLDRIREWDRASSHRVTHYVAISQTVARRIADCYDRPSEVIYPPVDTDFYAPAAVGRENFYLCVSALVPYKKTELAIEACRRMRRDLVIIGSGPETRRLKRLAGRHATFLGWQPDEVIRDYLRRCRALIFPGQEDFGIVPVEAQACGTPVVAYGRGGATETIVPADERRAGTGLFFDEQTPEALVAALRWFEAHPHQFPASLARKQALRFNAERYERELLDLLDAIAGGRLGGLRRAA; translated from the coding sequence ATGAAACTCGCTCTCGTCCACGACTGGCTCACCGGCATGCGGGGCGGCGAAAAGTGCCTGGCCGCGCTTTGCCGGCGCTTTCCCGACGCCGAGCTGTTCACGCTGCTGCACGCGCGGGGACGGCTGGCGCCGGAGATCGAGCGAATGCGCATCAACACCAGTTTCTTGCAACGATTGCCCTGGATCGAGCGGCACTACCGTTATTGGCTGCCGGCCATGCCGCGGGCCATCGAGAGCTTTCGTCTGCCGGCCGACATCGACCTGGTGGTCAGCTTCAGCCACGCCGTGGCCAAGGGCGTGCAACCGCCGCCGGGCGTGCCGCACGTCTGCTATTGCTTCACGCCCATGCGTTATGCCTGGCAGTTGCGCGACGATTACTTCGCAGATCGGGCGGCCCCGGAGCCGTCCGGCCGGCTGGGGTCCGTGCTCGGTCTTCCCCGCCGCACGTTGTCGTCGACGCGCGACCAGCTTCTCGACCGCATTCGCGAGTGGGACCGTGCCAGCAGTCACCGCGTGACCCACTACGTGGCGATCAGCCAGACGGTCGCGCGGCGGATCGCCGATTGCTACGATCGGCCCAGCGAGGTCATCTACCCGCCGGTCGATACCGACTTTTACGCGCCGGCGGCGGTGGGCCGCGAGAACTTCTATCTCTGCGTGTCGGCACTCGTGCCCTATAAAAAAACCGAGCTGGCGATCGAAGCCTGCCGGCGCATGCGTCGCGATCTGGTTATCATCGGCTCCGGGCCCGAAACACGGCGGCTGAAGCGGCTGGCCGGGCGGCACGCTACTTTTTTGGGCTGGCAGCCCGACGAGGTGATTCGCGATTATCTCCGCCGTTGCCGGGCGCTGATTTTTCCGGGGCAAGAGGATTTTGGCATCGTGCCGGTCGAGGCCCAAGCCTGCGGCACTCCGGTGGTGGCGTATGGCCGCGGCGGCGCGACGGAAACGATCGTGCCGGCGGACGAGCGGCGTGCCGGCACGGGGTTGTTTTTCGACGAGCAAACGCCCGAAGCGCTGGTGGCGGCGTTGCGTTGGTTCGAGGCCCATCCGCATCAGTTTCCCGCCTCGCTGGCCCGCAAGCAGGCGCTGCGGTTCAACGCCGAGCGTTACGAGCGCGAACTGCTGGATTTGCTGGACGCCATCGCCGGCGGGCGACTTGGCGGACTGCGCCGCGCCGCGTGA
- a CDS encoding HAD family hydrolase: MIRGLIFDLDGTLVDSGLDFDRIRREMGLVEKQPILEALADLPEPRRSECWAILDRHEREGAERATLMPGVADLMAALERRGLRRAVFTRNGRQATLLTLRRLNLHFDTVVAREDAPAKPNPAGIWNICAIWGLPHEQVAMVGDYLFDIEAGRRAGVRTVCYAAGRTLADVEAWGAGFAVECFSRPEEFLAWLEHSG; encoded by the coding sequence GTGATCCGCGGACTGATCTTCGATCTGGACGGCACGCTCGTCGATTCGGGCCTCGACTTCGATCGCATCCGCCGCGAAATGGGCCTCGTCGAAAAGCAGCCGATTTTGGAAGCGCTCGCCGACCTTCCCGAACCGCGGCGAAGCGAGTGCTGGGCCATCCTCGACCGGCATGAGCGCGAGGGCGCCGAACGGGCCACGCTGATGCCCGGCGTGGCCGACTTGATGGCCGCCCTGGAACGACGCGGGCTTCGCCGGGCGGTTTTTACGCGAAACGGGCGGCAGGCGACGCTGCTCACCCTGCGGCGGTTGAATCTGCACTTCGACACGGTCGTCGCTCGTGAAGACGCACCCGCCAAACCCAACCCAGCCGGAATCTGGAATATCTGCGCGATCTGGGGACTGCCGCACGAGCAGGTGGCGATGGTGGGCGATTATCTGTTCGATATCGAGGCGGGGCGCCGGGCCGGAGTGCGGACGGTTTGTTACGCGGCCGGCCGCACGTTGGCCGACGTCGAAGCCTGGGGCGCGGGGTTCGCGGTCGAGTGTTTCAGCCGGCCCGAAGAATTCCTGGCTTGGCTGGAGCATTCGGGCTAG
- a CDS encoding TIGR03009 domain-containing protein, with the protein MLSGRSRLVLVIGNSLFASVLCGPALGQDAPRRNARTANRSAPPAPRAGKSQSVYGPKAPPQVAARPHTALGGRLGQFAPQPRRPQASWGQLSPEEESELELVLQAWEKQTSEVKTLYCTFQSWKYDKVFGKADVPSRIYRGVILYAAPDKGHYRITEEAEDPTVDPPSFVKRDGEYWVCDGNAVYEFNYKEKQLIERRLPDELKGKAISNSPLPFVFGTTAAQMRQRYWMRLVTPPDLVGKKILLRVEPMHPEDRANYQRATVVLAEKQMMPKAVSLELPNGNSINYLFDPPSINNPWKKFWGVFEVPGTPRGWKRIVEDPPTPGNRPAPPADSQTLRVPIGPRRK; encoded by the coding sequence ATGCTGTCCGGCCGGAGCAGGTTGGTGTTGGTAATCGGAAACTCACTGTTCGCGAGCGTGCTGTGCGGACCCGCGCTGGGTCAGGACGCGCCGCGCCGCAACGCACGGACGGCCAACCGTTCGGCTCCGCCGGCGCCGCGAGCGGGCAAGAGCCAGTCGGTATATGGCCCGAAAGCACCGCCGCAGGTCGCCGCCCGCCCCCACACCGCCCTGGGCGGCAGGCTCGGCCAGTTCGCCCCGCAGCCGCGGCGGCCGCAGGCCTCGTGGGGCCAACTTTCGCCGGAAGAAGAATCGGAACTCGAACTGGTGCTTCAGGCCTGGGAGAAGCAAACGAGCGAAGTGAAGACGCTGTATTGCACCTTTCAAAGCTGGAAATACGACAAGGTCTTCGGCAAAGCCGACGTGCCAAGCCGTATCTACCGCGGCGTCATCCTCTATGCCGCGCCCGACAAGGGGCATTACCGCATCACCGAAGAAGCGGAAGACCCGACGGTCGATCCGCCGTCGTTTGTGAAGAGAGACGGCGAATATTGGGTCTGTGACGGCAATGCCGTCTATGAGTTCAATTACAAAGAAAAACAGCTCATCGAGCGCCGCTTGCCCGACGAATTGAAGGGCAAAGCGATCTCCAACAGCCCCCTGCCATTTGTGTTTGGCACCACCGCGGCGCAGATGCGCCAGCGCTATTGGATGCGACTCGTCACGCCGCCCGATCTGGTGGGCAAAAAAATTCTCTTGCGAGTGGAACCGATGCACCCCGAAGACAGGGCAAACTATCAGCGTGCCACCGTAGTCCTGGCCGAGAAACAGATGATGCCGAAGGCGGTCAGCCTGGAACTGCCCAACGGCAACAGCATCAATTATCTCTTCGACCCGCCATCCATCAACAATCCGTGGAAGAAGTTCTGGGGGGTGTTCGAGGTGCCGGGGACGCCCCGCGGCTGGAAGCGGATCGTGGAAGATCCGCCCACCCCTGGCAATCGCCCCGCGCCTCCCGCCGACAGTCAGACACTGCGCGTGCCGATCGGTCCACGTCGCAAATAA
- a CDS encoding metalloregulator ArsR/SmtB family transcription factor, with product MAWALAHPARARILRILLAREACICGELVDQMDLAQSTVSQHLKTLKESGLITGEIDGPKVCYGVNTAVLARLKQLVAAL from the coding sequence CTGGCTTGGGCCCTCGCCCACCCGGCCAGGGCGCGCATTCTGCGCATCCTGCTGGCCCGAGAGGCGTGTATCTGCGGCGAGCTCGTCGATCAGATGGACCTGGCCCAATCGACGGTGTCGCAGCACCTGAAAACCCTCAAGGAGTCGGGCCTGATCACGGGCGAGATCGACGGGCCCAAAGTTTGTTACGGCGTCAACACGGCTGTGCTGGCGCGGCTCAAGCAGCTCGTCGCCGCGCTCTGA
- the arsD gene encoding arsenite efflux transporter metallochaperone ArsD produces MTLLQVFDRPMCCPTGLCGPNIDPVLPRFAADLDWLKGQGVAVERYNLAQQASAFTAHPDVQQLLARYDVKCLPLIRVDGRVVGKGVYASREMLARWCGLQLSQPLAQAAASACGQAGCC; encoded by the coding sequence ATGACATTGCTCCAAGTCTTCGATCGGCCGATGTGCTGTCCGACCGGCCTGTGTGGCCCAAACATCGACCCCGTGCTGCCGCGTTTCGCCGCCGACCTGGACTGGCTCAAAGGGCAGGGCGTGGCGGTCGAGCGTTACAACCTCGCGCAGCAGGCGTCGGCCTTCACGGCCCACCCTGATGTCCAGCAACTGCTGGCCCGGTACGACGTGAAGTGCCTGCCCCTTATCCGCGTCGACGGCCGCGTGGTGGGCAAGGGGGTTTACGCGTCTCGCGAAATGTTGGCCCGCTGGTGCGGTCTGCAGCTCAGCCAGCCGCTGGCGCAAGCCGCGGCCAGTGCGTGTGGACAGGCGGGCTGTTGTTAA
- the arsA gene encoding arsenical pump-driving ATPase — protein sequence MDFLQTPTRNIFFTGKGGVGKTSLACATAVTLADRGEKVLLVSTDPASNLDEVLGTELGHEPTQVRGVPNLWALNIDPEAAAREYRERMVGPYRGVLPDAAVASMEEQFSGSCTIEVAAFNEFARLLGDREGTAGFDHVIFDTAPTGHTLRLMSLPSAWDGFLATNTTGASCLGPLAGLQAQQQLYRDAIQALADSSTTTLVLVSRPDADALGEAERTSQELSALRIDNQQLVVNGVFVATDKCDPVALAMELRSRETLDQIPAGLTHFVRTILPLAPRNLLGADALRAFVRGESFKPIADRPRRAAALPSLDGLLDELAAAGHGVILTMGKGGVGKTTVAAALAVALVERGFPVHLTTTDPAAHVSDAVNGDRPNLTISRIDPRAETAAYTAEVMRTAGASLDEQGKALLEEDLRSPCTEEIAVFQAFAQTVAGGEKGFVVLDTAPTGHTILLLDAALAYHREVTRQSSGMPESVQKLLPRLRDSRFTRVLIVTLPEATPVHEAAKLQRDLLRAGIQPFAWVVNQSLTPLVVTDPVLLARQAEEAAYLREVIDQQAGRIAILPWRKDPKV from the coding sequence ATGGACTTTCTCCAAACTCCCACGCGGAACATCTTTTTCACCGGCAAGGGCGGCGTCGGCAAGACCTCGCTCGCCTGCGCCACGGCGGTCACGCTGGCGGACCGGGGCGAGAAAGTGCTGCTGGTCAGTACCGACCCGGCCAGCAACCTCGACGAGGTGCTGGGCACCGAGTTAGGACACGAGCCGACGCAGGTGCGCGGCGTGCCCAACTTGTGGGCCCTGAATATCGACCCCGAAGCTGCGGCGCGCGAATACCGGGAGCGAATGGTCGGGCCGTACCGGGGCGTCTTGCCGGATGCGGCAGTGGCCAGCATGGAAGAACAGTTCTCGGGTTCCTGCACGATCGAGGTCGCGGCCTTCAATGAGTTTGCCCGTCTGCTCGGCGACCGCGAAGGCACCGCCGGCTTTGACCATGTGATCTTCGACACCGCGCCGACGGGGCATACGTTGCGGCTGATGTCGCTGCCTTCCGCTTGGGACGGCTTTTTGGCTACGAATACCACCGGCGCGTCGTGCCTGGGGCCGCTGGCCGGCTTGCAGGCCCAACAGCAACTCTACCGCGACGCCATTCAGGCGCTCGCCGACTCGTCGACGACCACGCTCGTCCTGGTCAGCCGGCCCGATGCCGACGCGTTGGGAGAAGCCGAACGGACGAGCCAGGAACTGTCGGCGCTGCGGATCGACAATCAGCAGCTTGTCGTCAACGGCGTATTCGTGGCCACGGACAAGTGCGACCCCGTCGCGCTGGCGATGGAACTGCGAAGCCGCGAAACGCTGGACCAGATTCCCGCCGGGCTGACGCACTTCGTCCGCACCATACTGCCCTTGGCGCCGCGCAACCTTCTCGGAGCCGATGCCCTCCGCGCTTTTGTTCGCGGAGAATCCTTCAAACCGATCGCGGATCGCCCGCGGCGCGCGGCCGCATTGCCATCCCTGGACGGCCTGCTGGACGAACTGGCCGCCGCCGGCCATGGTGTGATTTTGACGATGGGCAAGGGGGGCGTCGGCAAGACGACGGTGGCCGCGGCCCTCGCGGTCGCCCTTGTCGAGCGAGGCTTTCCGGTTCACCTGACGACCACCGATCCGGCGGCGCACGTGTCGGACGCGGTGAACGGTGATCGGCCGAACCTAACGATCAGCCGGATCGACCCGCGGGCCGAGACCGCCGCCTACACCGCCGAGGTCATGCGGACCGCCGGCGCTTCGCTCGACGAACAGGGCAAGGCCCTGCTCGAAGAAGATCTGCGCTCGCCATGCACGGAGGAAATCGCGGTCTTTCAGGCCTTCGCCCAGACCGTGGCGGGCGGAGAGAAGGGCTTCGTCGTTCTCGACACCGCTCCGACCGGGCACACGATTCTCTTGCTGGATGCGGCACTGGCGTACCACCGCGAGGTGACCCGGCAAAGCAGCGGGATGCCCGAATCCGTCCAGAAGTTGCTGCCGCGGCTCCGCGATTCGCGATTCACGCGGGTGCTGATTGTCACGCTGCCGGAGGCCACGCCGGTGCATGAAGCGGCGAAGTTGCAACGAGACCTTCTACGGGCGGGGATCCAGCCGTTCGCCTGGGTCGTCAACCAAAGCCTGACCCCGCTCGTGGTGACCGACCCGGTGCTTTTGGCGCGCCAGGCAGAGGAGGCCGCGTACCTCCGCGAAGTGATCGACCAACAGGCGGGGCGGATCGCGATTCTTCCGTGGCGGAAAGATCCAAAGGTTTGA
- a CDS encoding ferredoxin family protein: MNTRHGSGLFRPVVFASALAPVMLNSRKCAGIGSLITSFGARRASLVSARVDGFCQSVGFLGQQRRTSIMAATQTPAPSAAQAAWHGIPRREIPWFPAIDEQACINCGLCYVTCGRLVFEMDEAKRKAVVVEPYRCMVGCTTCGNICPTEAIAFPDRSVVQKIERENKILKLVHQEAKAKKAKVALDKARARAAETVSAIVPQVEFEVAGDFGDKRFMMQLYEFIKDRDCDVVQFAMENPTLKGTLGGKAPSHCRFRLVSECYENVQPYVQGIHELIQRNGLVLTNERKV; the protein is encoded by the coding sequence GTGAACACGCGACATGGGAGTGGGTTGTTCAGGCCCGTTGTTTTCGCGAGCGCTTTGGCACCTGTCATGCTTAATTCGAGGAAGTGCGCGGGCATCGGCTCACTTATCACCAGCTTCGGCGCGCGGCGTGCATCACTCGTCTCCGCTCGAGTCGACGGCTTTTGCCAATCTGTGGGGTTCCTTGGCCAACAAAGGAGAACGTCAATCATGGCAGCGACCCAGACGCCCGCGCCAAGCGCGGCGCAGGCCGCATGGCACGGCATTCCGCGGAGGGAAATCCCTTGGTTTCCAGCCATTGACGAACAAGCCTGCATCAACTGCGGCCTCTGCTACGTGACTTGCGGCCGCTTGGTTTTTGAAATGGACGAGGCAAAGCGGAAGGCCGTGGTGGTTGAGCCCTACCGCTGCATGGTCGGTTGCACCACCTGTGGCAATATCTGTCCGACGGAAGCGATTGCTTTCCCCGACAGGAGTGTGGTCCAGAAGATCGAGCGGGAGAACAAGATTCTCAAGCTCGTGCATCAGGAAGCGAAGGCCAAAAAGGCCAAGGTCGCCCTCGACAAGGCGCGCGCCAGGGCGGCGGAGACGGTGTCCGCCATTGTTCCCCAGGTCGAATTCGAGGTGGCGGGCGACTTTGGCGACAAGCGCTTCATGATGCAACTTTACGAGTTCATCAAGGACCGCGATTGCGACGTCGTGCAATTCGCCATGGAAAACCCCACGCTCAAAGGCACCCTCGGCGGCAAGGCGCCCTCGCATTGCCGCTTTCGGCTGGTCTCCGAATGCTATGAGAACGTTCAACCGTATGTCCAAGGGATTCACGAGTTGATTCAGCGGAATGGGCTGGTGCTGACAAACGAACGCAAGGTTTGA
- a CDS encoding efflux RND transporter periplasmic adaptor subunit: MRTATTQEVSEARGTSASPAVVAASQAAATQSGPSFGPEAHAVEKAAISRKKLARVVLLLLVAGFAATGALTWPWPFVHERKPASELVLYGNVDIRQVQLAFNGNDRIAAMHVVEGDRVRQGQLLATLDARRLKAAAERTAAQVEAQRQVVARLEAGTRSEEIRKARADVQLSEADLKNAKRTYGRWGSLAESKSASQQEADVAETAAEVAEARRNANQALLDLAVAGPRKEDIAEASATLKNVEAQLVLAETELADCSLYAPSDGTVEDRILEPGDMASPQKSVYTLALSDPVWVRAYLSEPDLGKISLGMAAEVETDSYPGKRYRGWIGFIAPTAEFTPKSVEVRQLRTRLVYQVRVFVKNPRDELRLGMPVTVYVPLDQPRPAEGWAERKAAE, translated from the coding sequence ATGCGCACGGCAACAACGCAAGAAGTATCGGAAGCACGCGGCACGTCAGCCAGTCCCGCGGTCGTCGCCGCCAGTCAGGCGGCGGCCACGCAGAGCGGACCTTCCTTTGGTCCGGAAGCCCACGCAGTCGAAAAGGCGGCGATCTCGAGAAAGAAGCTCGCGCGTGTGGTTTTGCTTTTGCTTGTCGCCGGCTTCGCCGCCACGGGCGCGCTAACCTGGCCTTGGCCATTCGTTCACGAGCGCAAGCCCGCCAGTGAGCTGGTTCTTTACGGGAACGTAGACATTCGGCAGGTGCAACTGGCTTTCAACGGCAACGACCGGATTGCGGCCATGCACGTCGTAGAAGGCGATCGCGTGCGGCAAGGCCAACTGCTGGCCACGCTCGACGCGCGCCGCCTGAAAGCGGCAGCCGAGCGCACCGCCGCGCAGGTCGAGGCCCAAAGGCAAGTCGTGGCGCGATTGGAGGCGGGAACGCGGAGCGAGGAAATCCGCAAGGCCCGCGCCGACGTGCAGTTGTCAGAAGCCGACCTGAAAAACGCCAAACGGACCTATGGCCGTTGGGGCTCTCTGGCCGAGTCGAAGTCCGCTTCCCAACAAGAGGCCGACGTCGCCGAAACCGCCGCCGAGGTGGCCGAGGCGCGACGCAACGCCAATCAAGCGTTGCTCGATCTGGCCGTCGCCGGCCCGCGGAAGGAGGACATCGCCGAGGCCAGCGCCACGCTGAAGAACGTCGAGGCCCAATTGGTCCTGGCGGAAACCGAGTTGGCCGACTGCTCTCTGTACGCGCCCAGCGATGGCACCGTCGAAGACCGCATCCTGGAACCGGGCGACATGGCTTCGCCCCAAAAAAGCGTTTATACCCTCGCGCTCAGCGACCCGGTCTGGGTGCGGGCCTATCTCTCGGAACCGGACCTGGGGAAGATAAGTCTGGGAATGGCCGCCGAGGTCGAGACCGACAGCTATCCCGGCAAGCGCTATCGGGGATGGATCGGCTTCATCGCGCCCACGGCCGAATTCACGCCGAAATCCGTGGAGGTCCGCCAACTTCGCACTCGCCTGGTTTATCAAGTTCGCGTGTTCGTCAAGAACCCGCGCGACGAGCTTCGGCTCGGCATGCCTGTGACGGTATACGTGCCCTTGGACCAGCCTCGCCCCGCGGAAGGCTGGGCGGAGAGGAAAGCCGCTGAGTGA